A genomic window from Candidatus Zixiibacteriota bacterium includes:
- the fliR gene encoding flagellar biosynthetic protein FliR — MFDFINFGADKLIVLLLIILRTSGLLIMAPVLGDKGIPMLIRVGLVLLLSMVLLPTLPNIDSFEQVTSLWQLAGLAFNELLIGFVIGLFYRLIFIGVLTAGSIIGYQIGFMFATVFDNNMSNQVSIIGRFLYVLAILFFLSINGHHVIINAFVDSYQVIPPGGVSDYGSTGELIIRYSAYIFVIALKVASPVMITLFLTDVALGTIAKTMPTMNVFFVGFPIKIGVGLTVMAMSLPLFAYVIEKAVGYFDNELRMLLYSLGGA, encoded by the coding sequence TTGTTCGACTTCATAAATTTCGGTGCTGATAAGCTAATCGTCCTGCTTCTCATCATTCTCAGAACATCGGGTCTGCTCATCATGGCGCCGGTATTGGGTGACAAAGGCATCCCCATGCTTATCCGCGTGGGATTGGTTTTGCTTTTGTCGATGGTGCTGTTGCCGACCCTGCCGAACATCGATTCCTTCGAACAGGTTACTTCACTGTGGCAACTGGCCGGCCTGGCCTTCAACGAACTTCTGATCGGATTCGTTATCGGCCTGTTTTATCGCCTGATCTTCATCGGCGTTCTCACGGCCGGTTCGATAATTGGCTACCAGATCGGTTTCATGTTCGCCACCGTTTTCGACAACAACATGTCGAACCAGGTTTCGATTATCGGCCGGTTTCTGTATGTGCTGGCCATTCTGTTTTTCCTGAGCATTAACGGACATCACGTAATCATAAATGCGTTTGTAGACAGCTACCAGGTGATCCCGCCCGGCGGCGTGAGCGACTACGGCTCTACCGGCGAACTGATCATCAGGTACTCGGCCTACATCTTCGTGATAGCCCTCAAAGTAGCCTCCCCGGTTATGATCACGCTCTTTCTCACCGACGTGGCGCTGGGCACTATCGCCAAGACCATGCCGACGATGAACGTCTTCTTCGTCGGTTTCCCCATCAAAATCGGGGTCGGACTTACGGTCATGGCGATGTCGCTGCCGTTGTTTGCCTATGTAATCGAGAAGGCGGTCGGCTACTTCGATAACGAATTGAGGATGTTGCTCTACTCTCTGGGAGGAGCATAA
- the fliQ gene encoding flagellar biosynthesis protein FliQ yields the protein MTPQMVVAIGREALTLTVMISGPLLLFALIVGLAISIFQAITQIQEMTLTFVPKILAVALALLIFLPWMINMATDFTRHMFELIPTLAG from the coding sequence ATGACACCCCAAATGGTTGTTGCGATAGGACGCGAAGCGCTGACACTGACAGTTATGATCTCCGGACCACTTCTGTTGTTCGCGCTGATCGTAGGTCTGGCCATTTCCATCTTTCAGGCCATCACCCAGATCCAGGAAATGACACTCACTTTCGTACCCAAGATCCTCGCGGTCGCTCTGGCTCTGCTGATTTTTCTGCCATGGATGATCAATATGGCTACCGATTTCACCCGTCATATGTTCGAGCTTATTCCAACGCTGGCCGGATGA
- the fliP gene encoding flagellar type III secretion system pore protein FliP (The bacterial flagellar biogenesis protein FliP forms a type III secretion system (T3SS)-type pore required for flagellar assembly.) yields MKNIVKKVTLAAGMLLLLSAEAYSQTIPKISVEVGEAADSGELSTTLQIVILMTVLALAPSILIMVTSFIRFTVVLSFLRQAMGIQQMPPNQLLVALALILTFFVMSPVVNQAYNEGIKPYLDQQITKEEAWDKAVAPFKTFMLSQTREKDLALFVDIAKIETPEKPEDLPIHVLVPGFVISELRTAFQIAFVLFVPFLVIDMVVASVLMSMGMMMLPPIIVSLPFKILLFVLVDGWYLLTKSLVESFHM; encoded by the coding sequence ATGAAAAACATCGTTAAGAAAGTCACGCTCGCGGCGGGAATGCTCCTTCTGCTCTCGGCAGAAGCGTATTCTCAAACGATCCCCAAGATCTCGGTCGAAGTTGGCGAGGCCGCCGACTCCGGCGAACTCAGCACTACGCTCCAGATCGTTATCCTCATGACGGTACTCGCGCTGGCGCCGTCGATTCTCATCATGGTGACATCATTCATCCGCTTCACCGTGGTATTGTCATTTCTGCGTCAGGCTATGGGTATTCAACAAATGCCGCCCAACCAGCTTCTGGTCGCGCTGGCGCTGATCCTGACTTTCTTTGTGATGTCGCCGGTGGTCAACCAGGCCTATAACGAAGGCATCAAGCCTTACCTGGATCAACAGATAACCAAGGAAGAGGCGTGGGATAAAGCGGTGGCACCATTCAAAACGTTCATGCTGTCACAGACGCGTGAGAAAGACCTCGCCCTCTTCGTCGATATAGCTAAAATCGAAACCCCGGAAAAACCGGAAGACCTGCCCATCCACGTGCTCGTGCCCGGATTTGTGATCTCCGAACTCCGTACGGCATTTCAAATAGCCTTCGTGCTGTTTGTCCCGTTTTTGGTAATTGACATGGTCGTGGCATCGGTTCTGATGTCTATGGGTATGATGATGCTTCCGCCGATTATCGTCTCGCTGCCATTCAAGATTCTATTGTTCGTGCTTGTCGATGGATGGTACCTGCTGACGAAATCGCTGGTCGAGTCGTTTCACATGTAA